A region of bacterium DNA encodes the following proteins:
- a CDS encoding GatB/YqeY domain-containing protein produces the protein MSLKDQLEGGLKEAMKSGDRVAVSAIRLSLSEIKNAAIDKRRPLEDNEVVNILRSGIKKRQESIEMFAKGGRQDLVDKETAEAKVIERFLPAGLSAAELEALVDAAIAESGAASMKDIGKVMKAVLPKVAGRADGAEINKLVRAKLPA, from the coding sequence GTGAGCCTCAAGGACCAGCTCGAGGGCGGTCTCAAGGAAGCGATGAAGTCCGGGGACCGGGTGGCCGTCTCGGCCATCCGGCTCTCTCTTTCCGAGATCAAGAACGCCGCGATCGACAAGCGCCGCCCGCTCGAGGACAACGAGGTCGTCAACATCCTGCGCTCGGGCATCAAGAAGCGCCAGGAGTCGATCGAGATGTTCGCCAAGGGCGGCCGCCAGGACCTTGTCGACAAGGAGACTGCCGAGGCGAAGGTCATCGAGCGTTTCCTGCCGGCGGGCCTGTCCGCGGCGGAACTCGAGGCTCTGGTGGACGCGGCGATCGCCGAGTCCGGCGCGGCCTCGATGAAGGACATCGGCAAGGTGATGAAGGCGGTGCTGCCGAAGGTCGCCGGCCGCGCGGACGGCGCGGAGATCAACAAGCTGGTGCGGGCGAAGCTGCCGGCCTAG
- a CDS encoding NGG1p interacting factor NIF3, which translates to MRLDEFYKIAVQAGRDADPRGAERIEKELAAAKKEYDELKDKDKPFFDTERLTNPYADTRILNGAPETEVRAVLVGIDMEVGEVLLADRLREKRGLDLVLSHHPEGRALAKLGDVMAMQADILNAFGVPIATAEGILAGRISEVSRRLLPVNHTRAVDAARLLGLPFLCVHTPGDNNVVTFLQKIFDGKKPDTVGDVVEILREIPEYRHSASLSVPPKVVAGAEKNRAGRVLVDMTGGTEGSKEVFEKLSRTDVGTVVCMHLSEEHIKEAEKNHINAVIAGHIASDNLGINLVLDAIEKHGALEVIETSGFTRFKRG; encoded by the coding sequence GTGAGACTCGACGAATTCTACAAGATCGCGGTGCAGGCGGGACGCGACGCGGACCCGCGCGGCGCAGAGCGCATCGAGAAGGAGCTGGCGGCGGCGAAAAAGGAGTACGACGAGCTCAAGGACAAGGACAAGCCGTTCTTCGATACGGAGCGGCTGACGAACCCGTATGCCGACACGCGCATCCTCAACGGCGCGCCGGAGACCGAGGTGCGGGCGGTCCTCGTCGGCATCGACATGGAGGTCGGCGAGGTGCTGCTGGCGGACCGGCTGCGCGAGAAGCGCGGGCTCGACCTGGTGCTCTCGCACCACCCGGAGGGGCGGGCTCTGGCGAAGCTCGGCGATGTGATGGCGATGCAGGCCGACATCCTCAACGCCTTCGGGGTGCCGATCGCGACGGCCGAGGGGATCCTCGCCGGGCGCATCTCCGAGGTCTCGCGCCGGCTGCTGCCGGTGAACCACACGCGCGCCGTCGACGCCGCGCGCCTGCTGGGGCTGCCGTTCCTGTGCGTCCACACCCCCGGCGACAACAACGTGGTGACGTTCCTGCAGAAGATATTCGATGGGAAGAAGCCGGACACGGTCGGCGATGTGGTCGAGATCCTGCGCGAGATCCCCGAGTACCGGCACTCCGCGTCCTTGAGCGTGCCGCCGAAGGTGGTCGCGGGCGCGGAAAAGAACCGGGCGGGGCGCGTGCTCGTCGACATGACCGGCGGCACCGAGGGGTCGAAGGAGGTCTTCGAGAAGCTCTCGCGCACCGACGTCGGCACCGTGGTCTGCATGCACCTCTCCGAGGAGCACATCAAGGAGGCCGAGAAGAACCACATCAACGCGGTGATCGCCGGGCACATCGCCAGCGACAATCTGGGCATCAATCTGGTGCTCGACGCGATCGAGAAGCACGGGGCGCTGGAGGTCATCGAGACGTCGGGCTTCACGCGCTTCAAGCGAGGGTAG
- the rpsU gene encoding 30S ribosomal protein S21, which yields MVGIRVRENESFESALRRFKKICEKSGVLSEIRRREHYEKPSVRRKKKALAARKKKRR from the coding sequence ATGGTTGGCATCCGGGTTCGGGAAAACGAATCCTTCGAAAGTGCCCTGCGTCGTTTCAAGAAGATCTGTGAGAAGTCCGGCGTCCTCTCCGAGATCCGCCGGCGCGAGCATTACGAGAAGCCCAGCGTCCGCCGCAAGAAGAAGGCGCTGGCCGCCCGCAAGAAGAAGCGTCGCTAG